A window of the Lactuca sativa cultivar Salinas chromosome 5, Lsat_Salinas_v11, whole genome shotgun sequence genome harbors these coding sequences:
- the LOC111876574 gene encoding endo-1,3;1,4-beta-D-glucanase, giving the protein MSGPECCENPPTLSSGGESGDVQIASLNSYVSGNTDSKIAVVLISDIFGYGAPKLRKLADKVASAGYYVVVPDFFHGDPFNGDPSNPDSPLKDWLKNHAPVEAVAFAKAVIQALKEKGISKIGAAGFCWGAKVVVELAKEAEIQVSALLHPSFVTLDDIKGVKVPIAILGAEIDRMSPPELVKEFELALEAKPEIDHFVKIYNGVSHGWTVRWNDDDEIAVKCAKEAHEDLVAWFGKCLV; this is encoded by the exons ATGTCTGGCCCAGAATGCTGCGAGAACCCACCTACACTCTCCTCCGGCGGTGAATCCGGTGACGTGCAGATCGCCTCTCTTAATTCTTATGTTTCAGGGAACACTGATTCAAAGATCGCCGTTGTTCTAATTTCCGATATATTTG GTTATGGAGCTCCAAAATTGAG GAAGCTTGCAGACAAAGTTGCCTCCGCTGGATATTATGTAGTTGTCCCTGACTTCTTCCATGGAGACCCCTTCAATGGAGACCCATCGAATCCTGATTCTCCGCTTAAAGATTGGTTAAAGAATCATGCACCC gtGGAAGCAGTAGCATTTGCCAAAGCGGTTATTCAGGCTCTGAAAGAGAAGGGTATCTCTAAAATTGGGGCTGCAGGATTCTGTTGGGGTG ccAAGGTGGTTGTTGAGCTAGCAAAAGAGGCTGAAATACAAGTTTCCGCTCTCTTGCATCCTTCATTTGTCACTTTAGATGATATCAAGG GGGTTAAGGTTCCTATTGCAATACTGGGTGCTGAGATTGACAGAATGTCTCCACCAGAACTTGTCAAAGAATTTGAGCTTGCTTTAGAAGCAAAACCGGAG ATTGATCATTTTGTGAAAATATATAATGGTGTATCGCACGGTTGGACTGTCCGATGGAATGATGATGATGAAATCGCGGTGAAGTGTGCAAAAGAGGCGCATGAGGATCTTGTGGCTTGGTTTGGCAAGTGTCTTGTATAA